A single Cannabis sativa cultivar Pink pepper isolate KNU-18-1 chromosome 7, ASM2916894v1, whole genome shotgun sequence DNA region contains:
- the LOC115697775 gene encoding PRA1 family protein A1 yields MDWSNVTAEDLVDALREVDWSSPPRPVSEFFSRFTFPRSYAKWSSRLKCNLYYYRTNYFILIIFILGLGFLRRPVSLLAAFLTALSIAFLNDSFAGTFSEKVTRTVRQFSPHLAAKMRPPLTPVIRGRPSAKRTIHICGRPRWVFVLLFSSVSFILWFVSAGLLTVLWALAIGLLATVLHASFRTPNLKARLNTFREEFRAVWRNYSEL; encoded by the exons ATGGATTGGAGCAACGTCACGGCGGAGGATCTTGTGGACGCCCTCCGCGAGGTCGATTGGTCATCGCCGCCGCGTCCCGTGTCAGAATTCTTCTCCCGATTCACTTTTCCCAGATCATACGCGAAGTGGAGTAGCCGCCTTAAATGCAATCTTTACTA TTACCGAACCAACTACTTCATTTtgatcatttttattcttg GGTTGGGCTTTCTTCGGAGGCCAGTGTCTCTTCTGGCTGCTTTCCTTACAGCTCTTAGCATTGCTTTTCTAAATGACAG CTTTGCAGGTACTTTTAGTGAGAAGGTAACAAGAACGGTCAGGCAATTCTCTCCACATTTAGCAGCAAAGATGAGGCCTCCGCTTAC GCCTGTTATTCGTGGACGTCCATCAGCTAAGAGAACAATACATATATGTGGTCGGCCTCGCTGGGtgtttgttttgttattttcttcTG TGAGTTTCATTCTTTGGTTTGTTTCTGCTGGTTTGTTGACTGTTCTTTGGGCACTTGCTATTGGACTTCTTG CCACCGTGCTACATGCAAGCTTTAGAACACCAAACTTGAAAGCACGTCTGAACACATTTCGTGAGGAATTCCGTGCAGTTTGGCGCAACTACAGTGAGCTGTAG